A single genomic interval of Osmerus eperlanus chromosome 14, fOsmEpe2.1, whole genome shotgun sequence harbors:
- the adra2c gene encoding alpha-2C adrenergic receptor yields MDFLNTSIWADEEAEIYPNSTTGSQYSLVSIAGLAGLISFLILFTIVGNVLVVIAVLTSRALKPPQNLFLVSLASADILVATLVMPFSLANELMGFWFFGKVWCDIYLALDVLFCTSSIVHLCAISLDRYWSVTQAVEYNLKRTPKRVKGMIVVVWLISAVISFPPLISMDRNNSDISPQCELNDETWYILYSSLGSFFAPCVIMILVYIRIYQVAKTRTRTMSEKKREVDGAGPVGNGLERAEGGGGGSVKVSGGDGENGHCHPTVPSLPNESSRTPVTDHEDDGDFDESSSSDEKNTKKHPAHGHARHHHDDKKDRKSSRKSSSASKHSSRKSRASSKSIELFSSRRKRRSTVSRKKISAAREKRFTFVLAVVMGVFVLCWFPFFFSYSLYGICRAPCEIPETLFKFFFWIGYCNSSLNPVIYTIFNQDFRRAFQKILCKTWKRNF; encoded by the coding sequence ATGGATTTTTTGAATACCTCCATTTGGGCGGACGAGGAGGCTGAGATATATCCTAATTCCACCACGGGCAGTCAGTACTCGCTGGTTTCAATCGCGGGACTCGCTGGACTTATCAGCTTTCTTATCCTGTTTACCATTGTGGGGAACGTATTGGTTGTTATAGCTGTGTTAACCAGTCGAGCTCTAAAACCGCCCCAGAACCTTTTCCTAGTGTCTCTAGCTAGCGCCGATATTCTCGTGGCCACCCTTGTCATGCCCTTTTCCCTAGCAAACGAACTCATGGGTTTCTGGTTTTTCGGCAAAGTTTGGTGCGACATCTACTTGGCTCTAGACGTTCTGTTCTGCACGTCCTCCATCGTCCACCTGTGCGCGATCAGTTTGGATAGGTACTGGTCTGTGACGCAAGCTGTCGAGTACAACCTGAAGAGGACTCCAAAACGCGTTAAAGGGATGATCGTGGTGGTATGGCTGATATCTGCAGTCATATCTTTCCCCCCATTGATATCCATGGACAGGAACAACAGTGACATCAGCCCTCAGTGTGAGCTCAACGACGAGACCTGGTACATCCTGTACTCCAGCCTCGGGTCCTTCTTCGCGCCCTGTGTCATCATGATCCTGGTCTACATCCGGATCTACCAGGTGGCAaagaccagaaccaggaccatgtcagagaagaagagggaggtggaCGGAGCCGGCCCGGTGGGGAACGGGCTTGAGCGGGCCGAGGGAGGGGGCGGCGGCTCTGTGAAGGTTAGCGGCGGCGACGGAGAGAATGGCCACTGCCACCCTACGGTGCCCTCATTACCCAACGAGTCCAGCAGGACGCCGGTGACGGACCACGAGGACGACGGCGACTTTGACGAGAGCAGCTCGTCGGACGAGAAGAACACCAAGAAGCACCCCGCCCACGGCCACGCTCGTCATCACCACGACgacaagaaagacagaaagtccAGCCGGAAGTCCAGCTCCGCCTCCAAGCACTCCAGCAGGAAGTCTCGGGCCAGCTCCAAGTCCATCGAGCTCTTCTCATCGCGGAGGAAACGCCGGAGCACCGTCTCGCGGAAGAAGATCTCGGCGGCGAGGGAGAAGCGCTTCACGTTCGTCCTGGCGGTGGTCATGGGCGTGTTCGTGCTGTGCTGGTTCCCGTTCTTCTTCTCCTACAGCCTGTACGGAATCTGCCGGGCGCCATGCGAGATCCCGGAGACGCTCTTCAAGTTCTTCTTCTGGATTGGCTACTGCAACAGCTCTCTCAATCCTGTCATCTACACCATCTTCAACCAGGACTTCCGACGGGCCTTCCAGAAGATTCTGTGCAAGACTTGGAAGAGAAACTTCTga
- the hmx1 gene encoding homeobox protein HMX1, protein MHNKPIDNQTATASRGSSFFIENLLGSTRTESTDIGRDSIAGESGDARVCSSQVIADHGRLVSGQAPAGYYADPRDSSLEWYRETDALKMKPLGRSRSPKDETRSSDDHCCSISTSDRDSPAVSEPTDGSDETDRRIGNSSLTDDNDETPNGYDERSDQDTPLDPNSARKKKTRTVFSRSQVFQLESTFDVKRYLSSSERAGLATSLHLTETQVKIWFQNRRNKWKRQLAADLEAANVSHSTQLIVRVPILYHESSTPPTLGFNVSMPQISSPLMGFSNSMNYPLSSFAHSMSMLRSQMTGFV, encoded by the exons ATGCATAACAAGCCGATAGATAACCAGACTGCAACGGCCTCGAGAGGCTCGTCTTTTTTCATCGAAAATCTGCTTGGCTCGACGAGAACTGAGTCTACCGACATCGGCAGGGATTCTATTGCCGGAGAGAGTGGTGACGCAAGGGTATGCTCCAGCCAAGTGATAGCCGACCACGGTAGGCTGGTGAGCGGTCAAGCACCCGCTGGCTACTACGCAGATCCTCGAGACTCATCGTTGGAATGGTATCGAGAAACGGATGCCTTGAAGATGAAACCTCTGGGAAGATCTAGAa GTCCTAAAGACGAGACCAGGAGCTCAGACGACCATTGTTGCTCCATATCAACCAGCGACAGAGATTCCCCGGCCGTATCCGAACCAACAGATGGGAGCGACGAAACTGACCGTAGAATTGGCAACAGTAGCCTAACCGACGATAACGACGAGACGCCAAATGGTTATGATGAGAGGTCGGACCAAGACACCCCGTTGGATCCGAATTCGGCAAGGAAAAAGAAGACCAGGACCGTGTTTAGTCGAAGTCAGGTATTTCAGCTGGAGTCCACATTCGACGTGAAGCGGTATCTCAGCAGCTCTGAGAGAGCAGGCCTTGCCACCTCATTACACCTGACGGAAACACAAGTCAAAATATGGTTCCAGAACCGACGGAACAAGTGGAAGAGACAATTGGCTGCGGACCTCGAGGCCGCCAATGTTTCCCATTCGACCCAACTGATTGTCAGGGTTCCAATTCTCTACCACGAAAGCTCCACGCCTCCGACTCTGGGCTTCAACGTCAGCATGCCCCAGATCTCATCACCTCTTATGGGATTCTCGAATTCAATGAATTACCCACTGTCCTCCTTCGCTCATTCAATGAGTATGCTACGGTCCCAAATGACCGGCTTCGTATGA
- the hmx4 gene encoding H6 family homeobox 4 gives MNKVDSPCRPAASLKFTIDHILNLKTSGRNLDNRLSARFQNDTEVRKDDYFYHRYDDSGVQRIQDPEKRLHEAEPVTDCNGTTDAVIINQEDTLKMTDTGFESGDSCDDCLTMTVRKGPSKKNKIVTKKKTRTIFSKRQIFQLESTFDMKRYLSSAERACLASSLQLTETQVKIWFQNRRNKLKRQISTELDGPNSDFSDPGKPVVQLPALYKENNLMGRCLLPMPLPIVYPGSSTPYLCFSNASKYFSLFEGDV, from the exons ATGAACAAAGTGGACTCACCATGCCGACCCGCTGCCTCACTAAAATTCACCATAGATCATATCCTTAACCTCAAGACAAGCGGCAGGAACTTGGACAACCGTCTCTCCGCCAGATTTCAAAATGACACTGAAGTGCGTAAAGACGATTATTTTTATCACCGCTACGATGACAGTGGAGTTCAACGGATACAAGACCCCGAGAAGAGACTGCATGAAGCCG agccagtcaccGACTGCAACGGAACAACAGACGCCGTCATCATCAACCAAGAAGACACGTTGAAGATGACAGACACCGGCTTCGAGAGCGGAGACAGCTGTGACGACTGTCTCACCATGACGGTCCGCAAAGGGCCCAGCAAAAAGAACAAAATTGTCACAAAAAAGAAAACGCGCACCATCTTCTCAAAGCGACAAATCTTCCAGTTGGAATCTACGTTCGATATGAAACGGTATCTCAGCAGCGCAGAGCGCGCCTGCCTCGCGAGCTCTCTCCAGCTCACCGAGACGCAGGTAAAAATTTGGTTTCAGAACCGAAGGAATAAATTGAAAAGGCAGATTTCTACGGAACTTGACGGACCCAATAGTGATTTCTCCGACCCAGGGAAACCAGTGGTGCAGCTCCCAGCCCTGTACAAAGAGAATAACCTCATGGGACGGTGCTTGTTGCCAATGCCCCTGCCTATAGTCTACCCGGGGAGTAGCACGCCTTACCTATGCTTCTCAAATGCCAGCAAGTACTTCAGCCTTTTCGAAGGCGACGTATGA